A region of Drosophila mauritiana strain mau12 chromosome 3L, ASM438214v1, whole genome shotgun sequence DNA encodes the following proteins:
- the LOC117140423 gene encoding uncharacterized protein LOC117140423 isoform X14, with amino-acid sequence MGCVFEAAKEQPHKPRSRQLRRNQCRGKAEKAAAGTRGKVAVRGNNEKPAEDIKIKDNYQQNHKTQTETQTEVAAAAVAIAADAGAETETETEAEAQREAATGPEHQKAAAQVLLTIRQARQENNKHSSSQVAETHKDEGEDALARQGSIVDTAAGRIGIDIAATTIQIAERHEDGQHWQQHNVRRRRRHPDPAADPASISKLSAISLHFHALAALAKTLQKHEDLSSVQDRQPLAYRAWQEHPYAETQLPATMSAAIIANVGATAAATSAAAFQYLGQHYKHYSQSISFYAASSVLLMLCYLTTASTAAATQSETGALDKHPIHGIDWSKFDESSSDKEILDLLLEKKRYDKRLLPPVNDEDFCCGLQSPDMATNQNARRPHNRGTLTVNVNVLLLSLASPDESSLKYEVEFLLNQQWNDPRLQYGNKSHYDFLNALHHHDSIWTPDTYFIMHGDFKDPIIPMHFALRIFRNGTITYAMRRHLILSCQGSLHIFPFDDPKCSFSMESISYEEAQIKYVWKNDEDTLRKSPSLTTLNAYLIKNQTTACDQNSWRGNYSCLQVELTFTRDRAYYFTTVFIPGIILVTSSFITFWLEWNAVPARVMIGVTTMLNFFTTSNGFRSTLPVVSNLTAMNVWDGVCMCFIYASLLEFVCVNYVGRKRPLHNVVYRPGENPVTQVIIEREFHAAFVLRKGKRRCHAGHVDDGRCHAHVQWHPGRLLLGGHARHPKDHRSGGVLRRRHALAGGPWRNHWSCCPEFAGTFDKT; translated from the exons ATGGGCTGCGTCTTTGAAGCGGCCAAAGAGCAGCCCCACAAACCGAGAAGCAGGCAACTGAGGCGCAACCAATGCcgtggaaaagcggaaaaggcAGCAGCGGGGACCAGAGGCAAGGTCGCTGTCAGAGGAAACAACGAAAAGCCAGCTGAGGACATCAAAATCAAGGATAACTATCAACAAAACCATAAAACGCAAACCGAAACACAAACAgaagtagcagcagcagcagtagcaatAGCAGCAGACGCAGGAGCTGAAACAGAAACTGAAACAGAGGCTGAGGCCCAAAGAGAGGCAGCAACCGGGCCCGAACATCAGAAAGCGGCGGCTCAAGTGCTTTTAACGATACGGCAGGCACGTCAGGAGAACAACAAGCACAGTAGTAGTCAAGTGGCTGAAACGCACAAGGACGAAGGCGAGGACGCGTTGGCGCGGCAAGGATCCATTGTCGATACGGCGGCGGGCAGAATCGGAATCGATATTGCGGCAACAACGATTCAAATCGCCGAGCGGCATGAGGATGGGCAGCATTGGCAGCAACACAATGTCCGCCGGCGAAGGCGCCACCCAGATCCTGCAGCGGATCCTGCGAGCATCTCCAAACTTTCGGCAATATCCCTGCATTTTCACGCCCTCGCCGCCCTAGCGAAAACGCTGCAAAAGCACGAGGACCTGAGTTCTGTCCAGGATCGCCAGCCCCTAGCGTACCGGGCGTGGCAAGAACATCCGTATGCCGAGACCCAACTGCCCGCCACCATGTCAGCGGCCATCATTGCGAATGTCGGCGCCACGGCAGCGGCCACCTCGGCGGCCGCCTTCCAGTATCTCGGCCAGCACTACAAGCACTACAGCCAGTCGATCAGCTTCTATGCGGCCTCCAGTGTGCTCCTGATGCTTTGCTATCTGACCACCGCGTCCACGGCAGCTGCCACGCAGTCGGAGACGGGTGCCCTCGACAAGCATCCCAT TCATGGCATCGATTGGTCGAA ATTTGATGAGTCCAGTTCGGATAAGGAAATATTAGATTTACTGCTTGAGAAGAAGCGCTACGATAAACGATTACTGCCGCCTGTAAATG ATGAAGACTTTTGCTGTGGCTTGCAATCGCCCGATATGGCAACTAATCAAAATGCACGGAGACCACACAATCGCG GCACTCTGACGGTGAACGTGAACGTGCTGCTCCTGAGCTTAGCGTCGCCCGATGAAAGCAGTTTG AAATACGAGGTTGAATTTCTGCTGAACCAGCAATGGAACGATCCGCGACTGCAGTATGGCAATAAGTCTCATTATGACTTCTTAAATGCTCTGCATCATCATGATAGCATCTGGACGCCGGATACGTATTTCATTATGCATGGCGATTTCAAGGATCCCATCATACCAATGCATTTCGCTTTAAGAATATTTCGGAACGGGACCATTACGTACGCAATGAG ACGTCACCTGATCTTATCCTGCCAGGGAAGTCTTCATATATTTCCATTCGATGACCCCAAGTGTTCCTTCTCCATGGAGAGCA TTTCCTACGAGGAGGCCCAAATCAAGTACGTCTGGAAAAACGATGAGGACACTCTGCGGAAGAGTCCTTCGCTGACCACATTGAACGCGTACTTAATCAAGAATCAAACGACGGCCTGCGATCAGAACAGCTGGAGAG GTAATTACAGTTGCCTACAGGTCGAGTTGACATTTACCCGTGATCGTGCGTATTATTTTACAACCGTTTTCATACCTGGCATTATATTGGTCACCTCGTCGTTTATCACATTTTGGCTGGAATGGAATGCAGTCCCAGCCCGGGTTATGATCG GCGTGACAACAATGCTGAATTTCTTCACTACCTCGAACGGTTTCCGGAGCACTCTGCCGGTTGTTTCTAATCTGACGGCGATGAACGTGTGGGACGGCGTTTGCATGTGCTTCATCTACGCATCCTTGCTGGAATTCGTCTGCGTCAATTATGTGGGGCGAAAGCGACCCCTGCACAACGTCGTCTATCGGCCCGGCGAGAATCCCGTAACACAG GTAATAATCGAACGCGAATTTCATGCCGCTTTTGTCCTCCGAAAAGGCAAGCGCCGCTGCCACGCCGGCCATGTCGATGATGGGCGGTGCCACGCCCATGTCCAGTGGCACCCCGGCCGCCTCCTCCTCGGTGGCCACGCCCGGCACCCCAAGGACCACCGATCCGGAGGAGTTCTTCGGCGGCGGCATGCGTTGGCAGGAGGCCCATGGCGGAATCATTGGAGCTGCTGTCCAGAATTTGCGGGCACGTTCGATAAAACGTAA
- the LOC117140423 gene encoding uncharacterized protein LOC117140423 isoform X22: protein MGCVFEAAKEQPHKPRSRQLRRNQCRGKAEKAAAGTRGKVAVRGNNEKPAEDIKIKDNYQQNHKTQTETQTEVAAAAVAIAADAGAETETETEAEAQREAATGPEHQKAAAQVLLTIRQARQENNKHSSSQVAETHKDEGEDALARQGSIVDTAAGRIGIDIAATTIQIAERHEDGQHWQQHNVRRRRRHPDPAADPASISKLSAISLHFHALAALAKTLQKHEDLSSVQDRQPLAYRAWQEHPYAETQLPATMSAAIIANVGATAAATSAAAFQYLGQHYKHYSQSISFYAASSVLLMLCYLTTASTAAATQSETGALDKHPIHGIDWSKFDESSSDKEILDLLLEKKRYDKRLLPPVNDEDFCCGLQSPDMATNQNARRPHNRGTLTVNVNVLLLSLASPDESSLKYEVEFLLNQQWNDPRLQYGNKSHYDFLNALHHHDSIWTPDTYFIMHGDFKDPIIPMHFALRIFRNGTITYAMRRHLILSCQGSLHIFPFDDPKCSFSMESISYEEAQIKYVWKNDEDTLRKSPSLTTLNAYLIKNQTTACDQNSWRGNYSCLQVELTFTRDRAYYFTTVFIPGIILVTSSFITFWLEWNAVPARVMIGVTTMLNFFTTSNGFRSTLPVVSNLTAMNVWDGVCMCFIYASLLEFVCVNYVGRKRPLHNVVYRPGENPVTQRLPAVLSRIGVILASPLNK, encoded by the exons ATGGGCTGCGTCTTTGAAGCGGCCAAAGAGCAGCCCCACAAACCGAGAAGCAGGCAACTGAGGCGCAACCAATGCcgtggaaaagcggaaaaggcAGCAGCGGGGACCAGAGGCAAGGTCGCTGTCAGAGGAAACAACGAAAAGCCAGCTGAGGACATCAAAATCAAGGATAACTATCAACAAAACCATAAAACGCAAACCGAAACACAAACAgaagtagcagcagcagcagtagcaatAGCAGCAGACGCAGGAGCTGAAACAGAAACTGAAACAGAGGCTGAGGCCCAAAGAGAGGCAGCAACCGGGCCCGAACATCAGAAAGCGGCGGCTCAAGTGCTTTTAACGATACGGCAGGCACGTCAGGAGAACAACAAGCACAGTAGTAGTCAAGTGGCTGAAACGCACAAGGACGAAGGCGAGGACGCGTTGGCGCGGCAAGGATCCATTGTCGATACGGCGGCGGGCAGAATCGGAATCGATATTGCGGCAACAACGATTCAAATCGCCGAGCGGCATGAGGATGGGCAGCATTGGCAGCAACACAATGTCCGCCGGCGAAGGCGCCACCCAGATCCTGCAGCGGATCCTGCGAGCATCTCCAAACTTTCGGCAATATCCCTGCATTTTCACGCCCTCGCCGCCCTAGCGAAAACGCTGCAAAAGCACGAGGACCTGAGTTCTGTCCAGGATCGCCAGCCCCTAGCGTACCGGGCGTGGCAAGAACATCCGTATGCCGAGACCCAACTGCCCGCCACCATGTCAGCGGCCATCATTGCGAATGTCGGCGCCACGGCAGCGGCCACCTCGGCGGCCGCCTTCCAGTATCTCGGCCAGCACTACAAGCACTACAGCCAGTCGATCAGCTTCTATGCGGCCTCCAGTGTGCTCCTGATGCTTTGCTATCTGACCACCGCGTCCACGGCAGCTGCCACGCAGTCGGAGACGGGTGCCCTCGACAAGCATCCCAT TCATGGCATCGATTGGTCGAA ATTTGATGAGTCCAGTTCGGATAAGGAAATATTAGATTTACTGCTTGAGAAGAAGCGCTACGATAAACGATTACTGCCGCCTGTAAATG ATGAAGACTTTTGCTGTGGCTTGCAATCGCCCGATATGGCAACTAATCAAAATGCACGGAGACCACACAATCGCG GCACTCTGACGGTGAACGTGAACGTGCTGCTCCTGAGCTTAGCGTCGCCCGATGAAAGCAGTTTG AAATACGAGGTTGAATTTCTGCTGAACCAGCAATGGAACGATCCGCGACTGCAGTATGGCAATAAGTCTCATTATGACTTCTTAAATGCTCTGCATCATCATGATAGCATCTGGACGCCGGATACGTATTTCATTATGCATGGCGATTTCAAGGATCCCATCATACCAATGCATTTCGCTTTAAGAATATTTCGGAACGGGACCATTACGTACGCAATGAG ACGTCACCTGATCTTATCCTGCCAGGGAAGTCTTCATATATTTCCATTCGATGACCCCAAGTGTTCCTTCTCCATGGAGAGCA TTTCCTACGAGGAGGCCCAAATCAAGTACGTCTGGAAAAACGATGAGGACACTCTGCGGAAGAGTCCTTCGCTGACCACATTGAACGCGTACTTAATCAAGAATCAAACGACGGCCTGCGATCAGAACAGCTGGAGAG GTAATTACAGTTGCCTACAGGTCGAGTTGACATTTACCCGTGATCGTGCGTATTATTTTACAACCGTTTTCATACCTGGCATTATATTGGTCACCTCGTCGTTTATCACATTTTGGCTGGAATGGAATGCAGTCCCAGCCCGGGTTATGATCG GCGTGACAACAATGCTGAATTTCTTCACTACCTCGAACGGTTTCCGGAGCACTCTGCCGGTTGTTTCTAATCTGACGGCGATGAACGTGTGGGACGGCGTTTGCATGTGCTTCATCTACGCATCCTTGCTGGAATTCGTCTGCGTCAATTATGTGGGGCGAAAGCGACCCCTGCACAACGTCGTCTATCGGCCCGGCGAGAATCCCGTAACACAG CGTCTTCCAGCAGTACTAAGCAGGATCGGAGTAATTCTTGCAAGTCCTTTG aacaaataa
- the LOC117140423 gene encoding uncharacterized protein LOC117140423 isoform X23 translates to MGCVFEAAKEQPHKPRSRQLRRNQCRGKAEKAAAGTRGKVAVRGNNEKPAEDIKIKDNYQQNHKTQTETQTEVAAAAVAIAADAGAETETETEAEAQREAATGPEHQKAAAQVLLTIRQARQENNKHSSSQVAETHKDEGEDALARQGSIVDTAAGRIGIDIAATTIQIAERHEDGQHWQQHNVRRRRRHPDPAADPASISKLSAISLHFHALAALAKTLQKHEDLSSVQDRQPLAYRAWQEHPYAETQLPATMSAAIIANVGATAAATSAAAFQYLGQHYKHYSQSISFYAASSVLLMLCYLTTASTAAATQSETGALDKHPIHGIDWSKFDESSSDKEILDLLLEKKRYDKRLLPPVNDEDFCCGLQSPDMATNQNARRPHNRGTLTVNVNVLLLSLASPDESSLKYEVEFLLNQQWNDPRLQYGNKSHYDFLNALHHHDSIWTPDTYFIMHGDFKDPIIPMHFALRIFRNGTITYAMRRHLILSCQGSLHIFPFDDPKCSFSMESISYEEAQIKYVWKNDEDTLRKSPSLTTLNAYLIKNQTTACDQNSWRGRVDIYP, encoded by the exons ATGGGCTGCGTCTTTGAAGCGGCCAAAGAGCAGCCCCACAAACCGAGAAGCAGGCAACTGAGGCGCAACCAATGCcgtggaaaagcggaaaaggcAGCAGCGGGGACCAGAGGCAAGGTCGCTGTCAGAGGAAACAACGAAAAGCCAGCTGAGGACATCAAAATCAAGGATAACTATCAACAAAACCATAAAACGCAAACCGAAACACAAACAgaagtagcagcagcagcagtagcaatAGCAGCAGACGCAGGAGCTGAAACAGAAACTGAAACAGAGGCTGAGGCCCAAAGAGAGGCAGCAACCGGGCCCGAACATCAGAAAGCGGCGGCTCAAGTGCTTTTAACGATACGGCAGGCACGTCAGGAGAACAACAAGCACAGTAGTAGTCAAGTGGCTGAAACGCACAAGGACGAAGGCGAGGACGCGTTGGCGCGGCAAGGATCCATTGTCGATACGGCGGCGGGCAGAATCGGAATCGATATTGCGGCAACAACGATTCAAATCGCCGAGCGGCATGAGGATGGGCAGCATTGGCAGCAACACAATGTCCGCCGGCGAAGGCGCCACCCAGATCCTGCAGCGGATCCTGCGAGCATCTCCAAACTTTCGGCAATATCCCTGCATTTTCACGCCCTCGCCGCCCTAGCGAAAACGCTGCAAAAGCACGAGGACCTGAGTTCTGTCCAGGATCGCCAGCCCCTAGCGTACCGGGCGTGGCAAGAACATCCGTATGCCGAGACCCAACTGCCCGCCACCATGTCAGCGGCCATCATTGCGAATGTCGGCGCCACGGCAGCGGCCACCTCGGCGGCCGCCTTCCAGTATCTCGGCCAGCACTACAAGCACTACAGCCAGTCGATCAGCTTCTATGCGGCCTCCAGTGTGCTCCTGATGCTTTGCTATCTGACCACCGCGTCCACGGCAGCTGCCACGCAGTCGGAGACGGGTGCCCTCGACAAGCATCCCAT TCATGGCATCGATTGGTCGAA ATTTGATGAGTCCAGTTCGGATAAGGAAATATTAGATTTACTGCTTGAGAAGAAGCGCTACGATAAACGATTACTGCCGCCTGTAAATG ATGAAGACTTTTGCTGTGGCTTGCAATCGCCCGATATGGCAACTAATCAAAATGCACGGAGACCACACAATCGCG GCACTCTGACGGTGAACGTGAACGTGCTGCTCCTGAGCTTAGCGTCGCCCGATGAAAGCAGTTTG AAATACGAGGTTGAATTTCTGCTGAACCAGCAATGGAACGATCCGCGACTGCAGTATGGCAATAAGTCTCATTATGACTTCTTAAATGCTCTGCATCATCATGATAGCATCTGGACGCCGGATACGTATTTCATTATGCATGGCGATTTCAAGGATCCCATCATACCAATGCATTTCGCTTTAAGAATATTTCGGAACGGGACCATTACGTACGCAATGAG ACGTCACCTGATCTTATCCTGCCAGGGAAGTCTTCATATATTTCCATTCGATGACCCCAAGTGTTCCTTCTCCATGGAGAGCA TTTCCTACGAGGAGGCCCAAATCAAGTACGTCTGGAAAAACGATGAGGACACTCTGCGGAAGAGTCCTTCGCTGACCACATTGAACGCGTACTTAATCAAGAATCAAACGACGGCCTGCGATCAGAACAGCTGGAGAG GTCGAGTTGACATTTACCCGTGA
- the LOC117140423 gene encoding uncharacterized protein LOC117140423 isoform X24, translating to MGCVFEAAKEQPHKPRSRQLRRNQCRGKAEKAAAGTRGKVAVRGNNEKPAEDIKIKDNYQQNHKTQTETQTEVAAAAVAIAADAGAETETETEAEAQREAATGPEHQKAAAQVLLTIRQARQENNKHSSSQVAETHKDEGEDALARQGSIVDTAAGRIGIDIAATTIQIAERHEDGQHWQQHNVRRRRRHPDPAADPASISKLSAISLHFHALAALAKTLQKHEDLSSVQDRQPLAYRAWQEHPYAETQLPATMSAAIIANVGATAAATSAAAFQYLGQHYKHYSQSISFYAASSVLLMLCYLTTASTAAATQSETGALDKHPIHGIDWSKFDESSSDKEILDLLLEKKRYDKRLLPPVNDEDFCCGLQSPDMATNQNARRPHNRGTLTVNVNVLLLSLASPDESSLKYEVEFLLNQQWNDPRLQYGNKSHYDFLNALHHHDSIWTPDTYFIMHGDFKDPIIPMHFALRIFRNGTITYAMRRHLILSCQGSLHIFPFDDPKCSFSMESISYEEAQIKYVWKNDEDTLRKSPSLTTLNAYLIKNQTTACDQNSWRVAYRSS from the exons ATGGGCTGCGTCTTTGAAGCGGCCAAAGAGCAGCCCCACAAACCGAGAAGCAGGCAACTGAGGCGCAACCAATGCcgtggaaaagcggaaaaggcAGCAGCGGGGACCAGAGGCAAGGTCGCTGTCAGAGGAAACAACGAAAAGCCAGCTGAGGACATCAAAATCAAGGATAACTATCAACAAAACCATAAAACGCAAACCGAAACACAAACAgaagtagcagcagcagcagtagcaatAGCAGCAGACGCAGGAGCTGAAACAGAAACTGAAACAGAGGCTGAGGCCCAAAGAGAGGCAGCAACCGGGCCCGAACATCAGAAAGCGGCGGCTCAAGTGCTTTTAACGATACGGCAGGCACGTCAGGAGAACAACAAGCACAGTAGTAGTCAAGTGGCTGAAACGCACAAGGACGAAGGCGAGGACGCGTTGGCGCGGCAAGGATCCATTGTCGATACGGCGGCGGGCAGAATCGGAATCGATATTGCGGCAACAACGATTCAAATCGCCGAGCGGCATGAGGATGGGCAGCATTGGCAGCAACACAATGTCCGCCGGCGAAGGCGCCACCCAGATCCTGCAGCGGATCCTGCGAGCATCTCCAAACTTTCGGCAATATCCCTGCATTTTCACGCCCTCGCCGCCCTAGCGAAAACGCTGCAAAAGCACGAGGACCTGAGTTCTGTCCAGGATCGCCAGCCCCTAGCGTACCGGGCGTGGCAAGAACATCCGTATGCCGAGACCCAACTGCCCGCCACCATGTCAGCGGCCATCATTGCGAATGTCGGCGCCACGGCAGCGGCCACCTCGGCGGCCGCCTTCCAGTATCTCGGCCAGCACTACAAGCACTACAGCCAGTCGATCAGCTTCTATGCGGCCTCCAGTGTGCTCCTGATGCTTTGCTATCTGACCACCGCGTCCACGGCAGCTGCCACGCAGTCGGAGACGGGTGCCCTCGACAAGCATCCCAT TCATGGCATCGATTGGTCGAA ATTTGATGAGTCCAGTTCGGATAAGGAAATATTAGATTTACTGCTTGAGAAGAAGCGCTACGATAAACGATTACTGCCGCCTGTAAATG ATGAAGACTTTTGCTGTGGCTTGCAATCGCCCGATATGGCAACTAATCAAAATGCACGGAGACCACACAATCGCG GCACTCTGACGGTGAACGTGAACGTGCTGCTCCTGAGCTTAGCGTCGCCCGATGAAAGCAGTTTG AAATACGAGGTTGAATTTCTGCTGAACCAGCAATGGAACGATCCGCGACTGCAGTATGGCAATAAGTCTCATTATGACTTCTTAAATGCTCTGCATCATCATGATAGCATCTGGACGCCGGATACGTATTTCATTATGCATGGCGATTTCAAGGATCCCATCATACCAATGCATTTCGCTTTAAGAATATTTCGGAACGGGACCATTACGTACGCAATGAG ACGTCACCTGATCTTATCCTGCCAGGGAAGTCTTCATATATTTCCATTCGATGACCCCAAGTGTTCCTTCTCCATGGAGAGCA TTTCCTACGAGGAGGCCCAAATCAAGTACGTCTGGAAAAACGATGAGGACACTCTGCGGAAGAGTCCTTCGCTGACCACATTGAACGCGTACTTAATCAAGAATCAAACGACGGCCTGCGATCAGAACAGCTGGAGAG TTGCCTACAGGTCGAGTTGA